The following are encoded together in the Lathyrus oleraceus cultivar Zhongwan6 chromosome 3, CAAS_Psat_ZW6_1.0, whole genome shotgun sequence genome:
- the LOC127132517 gene encoding cathepsin B-like protease 2, protein MAPTILPLATLFLAFSASFLRIGEAEADRLTAHKLNSHILQESIAKEVNENPGAGWKAAINPRFSNSTVGQFKRLLGVKQTPRNELSSIPVVTHPKSLNLPKEFDARTAWPQCSTIGRILDQGHCGSCWAFGAVESLSDRFCIHFGVDVPLSVNDLLACCGFLCGSGCDGGYPISAWKYFAHHGVVTEECDPYFDQIGCSHPGCEPGYQTPKCVRKCVKGNQVWKKSKHYSVKPYKVNSDPQNIMEEVYKNGPVEVAFSVYEDFAHYKSGVYKHITGSALGGHAVKLIGWGTSDEGEDYWLLANQWNTNWGDDGYFKIRRGTNECGIEEDVTAGLPSSKNIIREVSDTDVDADVSF, encoded by the exons ATGGCTCCAACAATTCTGCCCCTGGCAACTTTATTTTTAGCTTTCTCCGCTTCATTTCTCCGG ATCGGAGAAGCGGAAGCAGATCGACTCACTGCACACAAGCTTAATTCTCATATTCTTCAG GAGTCAATCGCTAAAGAGGTTAACGAAAACCCAGGGGCAGGATGGAAGGCTGCTATTAATCCTCGCTTCTCCAATTCTACG GTTGGACAATTTAAGCGCCTTCTTGGAGTCAAACAAACGCCTAGGAATGAACTCAGTAGTATACCTGTCGTAACTCATCCAAAATCATTAAACTTGCCAAAGGAATTTGATGCAAGGACAGCTTGGCCTCAATGTAGCACTATTGGAAGAATTCTAG ATCAG GGTCACTGTGGTTCTTGTTGGGCATTTGGCGCTGTTGAATCATTATCAGACCGTTTTTGCATTCATTTTGGCGTG GATGTGCCCCTTTCTGTTAATGACCTTCTTGCATGTTGTGGATTTCTTTGTGGGTCTGGCTGTGATGGTGGGTATCCCATTTCTGCATGGAAATACTTTGCACACCATGGTGTTGTCACTGAAGAG TGTGACCCATACTTTGATCAAATTGGATGTTCTCATCCTGGTTGTGAGCCAGGATATCAAACTCCCAAGTGCGTTAGAAAGTGTGTAAAGGGAAACCAGGTTTGGAAAAAGTCAAAACACTACAGTGTCAAACCATATAAGGTCAACTCTGATCCCCAAAATATCATGGAAGAAGTTTATAAGAACGGGCCGGTTGAAGTTGCATTCAGTGTTTATGAG GATTTTGCTCACTACAAATCAGGAGTTTACAAACACATCACAGGTTCTGCACTAGGCGGTCACGCAGTAAAGCTGATTGGGTGGGGAACAAGTGATGAAGGGGAGGACTATTGG CTTCTTGCAAATCAGTGGAATACAAATTGGGGAGAT GATGGTTACTTCAAGATCAGGAGAGGGACAAATGAATGTGGGATTGAAGAGGATGTTACAGCCGGTTTGCCTTCTTCCAAAAATATTATAAGAGAGGTGTCCGACACGGATGTTGACGCTGACGTTTCCTTCTGA